In the genome of Microbacterium endophyticum, one region contains:
- the hemG gene encoding protoporphyrinogen oxidase, which yields MSGVEDLAHLAEQAGHTRVAVVGGGIAGLIAAMECARVGLQVTVFEASDRLGGVLRSAEIAGLTVDVGAESFATRGGHVRALIDELDLSDAVASPNPVGAWVAGLPTGAAPLPGGSVLGIPDNPWREDVRRILGWSGAWRAYVDRLRPPLTIGHDRSLGHLVRKRMGQRVLDRLVAPVTTGVYSARPDDIDVDLAAPGLNAALTRTGSLSGAVADLVGGRQSAPGGAVQGLAGGMTRLVEALSARLLDLGVDIRVNTSVTALTETPTGWGLTTDGAVTEGAEEFTAVIVAVTEPEARALLSPVVSALEAETAAAPEVELITLVIDAPELDTHPRGTGVLTVPNSHVAKALTHSTAKWPWLDALTESGTHVVRVSFGAQGEVPATAELNDTDAVALAVAEASALLGVALHPQKVRGWHRDSYVQSQPAATRGRPEAVAAARGAIRAVSGLGAVGAWISGTGLAQVVPDAIAESDRVRRAALWGRGAQSE from the coding sequence GTGAGTGGCGTCGAAGACCTCGCACACCTCGCAGAACAGGCGGGGCACACGAGAGTAGCTGTCGTCGGTGGCGGCATAGCGGGTCTCATCGCGGCGATGGAGTGCGCTCGTGTGGGACTGCAGGTCACTGTGTTTGAGGCATCCGATCGCCTCGGTGGGGTGCTGCGTTCCGCCGAGATTGCGGGGCTCACTGTCGATGTGGGCGCCGAGAGCTTCGCTACGCGCGGTGGGCACGTTCGCGCGCTCATCGATGAACTTGACCTTTCAGATGCCGTCGCGTCACCGAACCCTGTCGGTGCGTGGGTGGCCGGGCTCCCCACGGGAGCGGCACCCCTTCCTGGGGGGAGCGTCTTGGGGATTCCCGACAACCCCTGGCGCGAAGACGTGCGCCGCATTCTCGGTTGGAGCGGGGCCTGGCGTGCGTATGTCGACCGGCTGCGACCTCCACTGACGATCGGTCACGACCGCAGTCTCGGTCATCTTGTGCGAAAGCGCATGGGTCAGCGCGTGCTCGATCGTTTGGTCGCCCCCGTCACCACCGGGGTCTACTCCGCGCGTCCAGATGACATCGACGTCGACCTCGCAGCCCCAGGATTGAATGCTGCTCTCACTCGCACCGGATCACTTTCGGGCGCTGTCGCCGACCTCGTAGGTGGTCGACAGAGCGCGCCCGGCGGTGCCGTGCAGGGACTTGCCGGTGGCATGACTCGTCTTGTCGAGGCGCTGAGTGCTCGACTGCTCGACCTCGGTGTCGACATCCGCGTCAACACGTCGGTCACAGCTCTCACCGAGACACCCACCGGCTGGGGTCTCACCACTGACGGTGCCGTAACCGAGGGGGCCGAGGAATTCACCGCAGTCATCGTCGCTGTTACTGAGCCCGAAGCTCGGGCGCTCCTGTCTCCCGTGGTTTCTGCACTTGAAGCTGAAACGGCAGCTGCCCCTGAAGTCGAACTCATCACGCTCGTGATCGATGCACCCGAACTCGACACGCACCCTCGTGGCACGGGTGTGCTCACAGTGCCGAACTCGCACGTTGCGAAGGCGCTCACGCACTCGACGGCCAAATGGCCCTGGCTTGATGCGCTGACAGAATCCGGCACGCACGTTGTGCGGGTGTCGTTTGGCGCTCAGGGCGAGGTGCCTGCGACCGCCGAGTTGAACGACACGGATGCTGTCGCACTCGCTGTGGCCGAGGCATCCGCTCTCCTGGGCGTCGCGTTGCACCCGCAAAAAGTGCGGGGCTGGCATCGCGACAGCTATGTACAGTCGCAGCCCGCCGCAACGCGTGGGCGACCGGAGGCAGTCGCGGCCGCGCGCGGCGCCATTCGGGCGGTCTCGGGGCTCGGCGCCGTCGGAGCGTGGATCTCGGGCACCGGCCTGGCTCAGGTCGTGCCTGATGCCATCGCTGAATCCGACCGGGTGCGGCGCGCAGCGCTGTGGGGCCGGGGCGCTCAAAGCGAGTGA
- a CDS encoding phage holin family protein — MMTTPRGFRDRADDGLLTLVGEVPELVRNLVVAEVDSAKSWVARTAKDVGIGAGWFVAALFVLFWSVPALGAFVIIGLASWWPAWLSALVVFVVMIVIVAILALLGLMKFRKISRAKNPGQSIAEDVRAVKEATDEF, encoded by the coding sequence ATGATGACGACGCCTCGTGGATTCCGCGACCGCGCCGATGATGGCCTCCTCACCCTCGTGGGTGAAGTTCCCGAACTCGTCCGTAATCTCGTGGTTGCCGAAGTTGACTCGGCGAAGTCCTGGGTAGCGCGCACTGCGAAAGATGTCGGAATCGGTGCCGGCTGGTTCGTCGCTGCACTTTTCGTGTTGTTCTGGTCAGTGCCGGCCCTTGGCGCTTTCGTCATCATCGGGCTTGCCTCATGGTGGCCCGCGTGGCTGTCGGCACTCGTGGTCTTTGTGGTCATGATCGTCATCGTCGCGATCCTCGCGCTGCTCGGGTTGATGAAGTTCCGCAAGATCTCGCGCGCGAAGAACCCCGGCCAGTCGATCGCAGAAGATGTGCGTGCCGTGAAGGAGGCCACAGATGAGTTCTAA